Proteins from a genomic interval of Siniperca chuatsi isolate FFG_IHB_CAS linkage group LG10, ASM2008510v1, whole genome shotgun sequence:
- the LOC122883358 gene encoding transcriptional regulator QRICH1-like, whose translation MNNSLDGTGSYEELVRQKARSIPQHRMKEFLESLASKGPDALQEFSQQSGDTTTTTTTMVYQQEANCIYTDSTEVAGSLLELACPVQVQVQPQQQQIQESTSQQQSVQQNTEQQIVQVQIQGQQQGQMLGQVLQVPSGSHQQLQGVTTAQLIQPGELTEEQHQQLQAQLVAAVAGGQQIQIQTVGALSPTQQQDNVERRVLGPTVATSQGAGVLQPAKKRKVDMPITVSYALPGQQVATVLAIPQGQGQQQSYVSLRPDLLTVDSSHLYSATGTITSPTGETWTIPVYSAPAGSGGREQVTHIAIPQEAYGTVQVAGANTTTMTTMPTQVTVENDKLKIPASQSQTAQAVSSITSSGGMGGQEEVVHTLAANTLFPAQLMNGNIHIPVAVQGYSNATQSLIWDPQQQVLHTQGLSGQDAQQLQGQTVVAEIDSQGQQQVQVQELLLPATLKPEEGLDVWRLWAQRKNTELDKSDKNKLAPIGRRQALRFQEDLVSCAVAELCMGLSLMTTEARGLEEESYEADVLYYVFLCIQKYLFDNGRVDDVFSDQYYTRFAQSLHQILEPWRPSVHPLGYIIPSHVTEEMLWECKQLGAHSPSTLLTTLMFFNTKYFHLKTVDQHLKVAFSKVLRHTRKSPNNPKDKSTSIRYLKSTERFIGQKVTDDMYSEQLEDPENPLRCPIKLYDFYLFKCPQSAKGRNDTFYLTPEPVVAPNSPIWYSTQPIPKEQLEQMLARILVVREIQEVLNMSESVH comes from the exons ATGAATAATTCCCTGGATGGTACGGGCTCCTATGAGGAGCTTGTGAGGCAGAAAGCTCGGAGCATCCCACAGCATCGCATGAAGGAGTTTCTGGAGTCCTTGGCTAGCAAGGGTCCAGATGCCCTGCAGGAGTTCAGCCAGCAAAGTGGAGATACtacaaccaccaccacaactATGGTCTACCAACAAGAGGCTAACTGCATCTACACAGACAGCACAGAAGTGGCAGGGTCATTGTTGGAACTGGCTTGTCCG GTTCAGGTGCAGGTCCAGCCGCAGCAGCAACAGATACAGGAGTCCACGTCTCAGCAGCAGTCTGTACAACAGAATACAGAGCAACAGATAGTGCAG GTGCAGATCCAGGGCCAGCAGCAAGGTCAGATGCTGGGTCAGGTTCTCCAAGTGCCCTCTGGCTCCCATCAACAGCTTCAAGGTGTGACTACTGCACAGCTGATTCAACCTGGGGAACTCACAGAGGAGCAGCACCAACAG CTGCAAGCCCAGTTGGTGGCAGCCGTTGCAGGAGGACAACAAATTCAAATACAGACAGTGGGGGCCCTCTCTCCCACCCAGCAGCAGGACAATGTTGAGAGGAGGGTACTGGGACCCACTGTTGCTACATCACAGGGAGCAGGTGTCCTCCAGCCAGCCAAGAAGCGTAAGGTTGACATGCCCATCACTGTGTCCTATGCCCTGCCTGGTCAGCAAGTAGCCACAGTCCTGGCTATCCCTCAAGGACAGGGCCAGCAACAAAGTTATGTGTCCCTGCGGCCAGACCTCCTAACTGTGGACAGCTCCCATCTTTACAGTGCTACAGGCACTATCACCAGTCCCACAGGGGAGACCTGGACAATCCCTGTCTATTCTGCTCCTGCTGGTTCTGGAGGCCGTGAGCAGGTCACACACATTGCCATCCCCCAGGAGGCCTATGGAACAGTGCAGGTTGCGGGGGCAAACACTACAACAATGACCACAATGCCAACACAAGTTACTGTTGAAAACGACAAGCTGAAAATCCCAGCAAGTCAAAGTCAGACAGCGCAGGCCGTTTCCAGCATAACAAGCTCTGGAGGAATGGGAGGCCAAGAAGAAGTGGTGCACACACTGGCTGCAAACACACTGTTCCCAGCTCAGCTGATGAATGGAAACATCCACATCCCTGTGGCAGTACAGGGATACTCCAACGCTACACAGTCTCTTATCTGGGATCCACAGCAGCAGGTGCTGCACACACAGGGGCTGTCAGGGCAGGATGCACAGCAGCTGCag gGTCAGACAGTGGTAGCAGAAATAGACAGCCAAGGCCAGCAGCAAGTGCAGGTGCaagagctgctgctgcctgccacTCTGAAGCCAGAGGAGGGGCTGGACGTGTGGCGGCTTTGGGCTCAGCGGAAAAACACAGAGTTGGACAAATCAGACAAAAATAAACTGGCCCCAATTGGCC gacgCCAAGCACTGCGTTTCCAGGAGGACTTGGTGTCATGTGCGGTAGCTGAGCTCTGCATGGGTCTCTCTTTGATGACAACAGAGGCTCGGGGGCTGGAAGAAGAGTCTTATGAGGCTGATGTTCTCTACTATGTATTTCTGTGCATACAAAAA TATCTGTTTGATAATGGTCGTGTGGATGACGTTTTCTCAGATCAGTACTACACTCGCTTCGCTCAGAGTCTGCACCAGATCTTGGAGCCTTGGAGGCCCTCTGTTCATCCGCTAG GTTATATTATCCCCAGCCATGTGACAGAGGAGATGCTGTGGGAATGTAAACAGCTGGGAGCTCATTCTCCCTCCACGTTGCTCACAACTCTAATGTTCTTCAACACCAA GTATTTCCACCTGAAGACAGTGGATCAGCATCTAAAAGTGGCCTTTTCTAAGGTGCTGAGACACACCAGGAAGAGTCCCAACAACCCCAAAGACAAGAGCACCAGCATCCGATACCTTAAGTCAACAGAGAGATTCATAGGACAGAAAG tcaCAGATGACATGTActcagagcagctggaggacccAGAGAACCCGCTGCGATGCCCCATCAAGCTCTACGATTTCTACCTCTTCAAatg tcCACAGAGCGCTAAAGGTCGCAATGACACCTTCTACCTGACCCCCGAGCCTGTGGTGGCTCCGAACAGCCCCATCTGGTACTCGACTCAGCCGATCCCAAAAGAGCAGCTGGAGCAGATGCTTGCCCGCATCCTCGTCGTCCGCGAAATCCAGGAAGTCCTTAACATGTCGGAGAGCGTGCACTAG
- the qars1 gene encoding glutamine--tRNA ligase isoform X1 gives MADTSTLFTSIGLSEQKAKETLKNEALSFALKDAIIQAQSVRGASGVDKAMGTLLYSMASRLKDSKRLAFLSDSIAQCKICTELQLAAALDFVKNHPQDPINQKEFDEACGVGVVITPEQIEDAVEKVIKKHKELLLKERYHFNMGLLMGEARSALKWADGKVIKNEVDMQVLHLLGSKTEADLEKKPKPQKAKVAENEGKAKKEEVAVNGCSGEVLTGEGKSLMEQLRGEALKFHKPGENYKTEGYVITPHTMSLLKKHLEITGGQIRTRFPPEPNGILHIGHAKAINFNFGYAKANDGICFLRYDDTNPEKEEEKYFTAIKDMVEWLGYKPYAVTHASDNFQQLYDLAVELIRRGHAYVCHQKGEELKGHNPPPSPWKDRPIEESLVLFERMKKGLFAEGEATLRMKMVMEDGKMDPVAYRIKYTPHHRTGDEWCIYPTYDYTHCLCDSIEHITHSLCTKEFQARRSSYFWLCNALDVYCPVQWEYGRLNLTYTVVSKRKIIKLVEAGVVRDWDDPRLFTLTALRRRGFPPEAINNFCARVGVTVSQTTTEPHLLEACVRDVLNDTAPRAMAVLEPLKVTITNLPANSKSDVRVPDFPANEAKGSHMVPFTRTIFIEQSDFREVMEKGYKRLTPEQPVGLRHAGYVISVQKVIKDAQGKVVELEVSCCSSETAEKPKAFIHWVSQPLVCEVRLYERLFLHKHPEDPSEVPNGFLSDVNANSLQTISSALVDTSVKGAKVLDKFQFERVGYFSLDPDSTADKLVFNRTVTLKEDPGKI, from the exons ATGGCGGATACGTCGACACTTTTCACTTCTATAGGGCTCAGTGAGCAGAAAGCGAAAGAAACCCTGAAAAATGAAGCGCTGAGTTTTGCCCTGAAGGACGCAATTATTCAG GCCCAGAGTGTCCGTGGGGCATCAGGAGTGGACAAAGCCATGGGTACATTGCTGTACAGTATGGCATCTCGCCTTAAAGACAGCAAACGCCTGGCATTCCTTTCAGACAGTATTGCTCAGTGCAAAATCTGCACAGAGCTACAGCTGGCAG CTGCACTGGATTTTGTGAAGAACCATCCTCAGGACCCCATCAACCAGAAGGAGTTTGACGAAGCCTGTGGAGTGGGCGTGGTCATAACACCGGAGCAGATTGAAGATGCA GTGGAGAAGGTGATCAAGAAGCACAAGGAACTGCTGTTAAAGGAGAGATACCACTTCAACATGGGACTGCTAATGG GAGAGGCGCGCTCTGCCCTAAAATGGGCAGATGGAAAGGTCATTAAAAATGAGGTGGACATGCAG GTCCTACACCTCTTAGGATCCAAGACAGAGGCTGACCTGGAGAAGAAACCTAAG CCCCAGAAAGCTAAAGTCGCAGAGAATGAGGGAAAGGCGAAGAAAGAGGAGGTGGCAGTGAATG GTTGTTCAGGTGAGGTGCTGACTGGGGAGGGAAAGTCGCTAATGGAGCAGCTCAGAGGAGAGGCACTGAAGTTCCATAAACCAG GAGAGAACTATAAAACTGAGGGCTATGTGATCACACCGCACACAATGAGTTTGCTTAAAAAGCACCTGGAGATCACTGGTGGACAG ATACGCACTCGTTTTCCTCCTGAGCCCAATGGAATCCTTCACATTGGACATGCCAAAGCTATCAACTTCAATTTTGGTTATGCTAAG GCAAACGACGGAATTTGTTTCTTGAGGTATGATGACACAAATccggagaaagaggaggaaaaatacTTCACTGCTATCAAGGACATGGTGGAGTGGCTTG GCTACAAACCTTATGCTGTCACGCATGCATCAGACAACTTTCAGCAACTCTACGACCTTGCTGTGGAACTTATTCGCAG GGGTCATGCGTATGTGTGCCACCAGAAAGGGGAGGAACTGAAGGGCCATAATCCTCCTCCATCACCCTGGAAAGATCGACCCATTGAGGAGTCCCTGGTGTTGTTTGAGAGAATGAAGAAGGGCCTGTTTGCTGAGGGAGAGGCAACGCTCAGGATGAAGATGGTCATGGAGGATGGGAAGATGGACCCTGTGGCGTACCGCATCAAATACACGCCGCATCATCGGACAGGAGATGAATG GTGCATCTACCCCACTTATGACTACACCCACTGTCTGTGTGACTCGATTGAACAtatcacacactcactctgtaCAAAAGAGTTCCAGGCCAG GCGTTCATCATATTTCTGGCTGTGTAATGCTCTCGATGTGTACTGTCCTGTTCAGTGGGAATATGGGCGCTTGAACCTCACCTACACTGTTGTGTCCAAGAGGAAAATCATCAAACTGGTAGAGGCCGGCGTTGTCAG AGACTGGGACGATCCTCGACTCTTCACTTTGACTGCACTGAGGAGAAGAGGTTTCCCACCAGAGGCAATCAACAACTTTTGTGCACGG GTCGGAGTCACAGTTTCCCAGACAACAACAGAGCCCCACCTTCTTGAGGCGTGTGTGAGGGATGTGCTGAACGACACAGCACCCAGAGCCATGGCTGTGCTGGAACCACTCAAAGTCACTATAACGAACCTTCCTGCGAACTCAAAG tcGGATGTACGAGTACCAGACTTTCCTGCCAACGAGGCCAAGGGCAGCCACATGGTTCCATTTACACGCACAATCTTCATTGAACAGAGTGACTTCAGAGAG GTGATGGAGAAGGGCTACAAGCGTCTGACCCCAGAACAGCCTGTAGGTCTAAGGCATGCTGGGTATGTCATCTCTGTCCAGAAGGTCATCAAG GATGCTCAGGGCAAAGTGGTAGAACTGGAGGTGAGCTGTTGCAGTTCTGAGACTGCAGAGAAACCAAAGGCCTTCATCCACTGGGTCAGCCAGCCATTGGTGTGTGAAGTGCGACTTTATGAAAGACT ATTCCTGCACAAACATCCAGAGGATCCATCTGAAGTGCCCAATGGCTTCCTGAGTGACGTCAATGCT aaTTCCCTGCAGACAATCAGCAGTGCCTTAGTGGATACCTCAGTCAAGGGAGCAAAAGTTTTAGACAAATTTCAGTTTGAGAGAGTTGGCTACTTCTCCCTGGACCCTGACAGCACCGCAGACAAG CTCGTCTTCAACAGAACAGTCACCCTCAAAGAAGACCCTGGAAAGATCTGA
- the qars1 gene encoding glutamine--tRNA ligase isoform X2, translating to MADTSTLFTSIGLSEQKAKETLKNEALSFALKDAIIQAQSVRGASGVDKAMGTLLYSMASRLKDSKRLAFLSDSIAQCKICTELQLAAALDFVKNHPQDPINQKEFDEACGVGVVITPEQIEDAVEKVIKKHKELLLKERYHFNMGLLMGEARSALKWADGKVIKNEVDMQVLHLLGSKTEADLEKKPKPQKAKVAENEGKAKKEEVAVNGEVLTGEGKSLMEQLRGEALKFHKPGENYKTEGYVITPHTMSLLKKHLEITGGQIRTRFPPEPNGILHIGHAKAINFNFGYAKANDGICFLRYDDTNPEKEEEKYFTAIKDMVEWLGYKPYAVTHASDNFQQLYDLAVELIRRGHAYVCHQKGEELKGHNPPPSPWKDRPIEESLVLFERMKKGLFAEGEATLRMKMVMEDGKMDPVAYRIKYTPHHRTGDEWCIYPTYDYTHCLCDSIEHITHSLCTKEFQARRSSYFWLCNALDVYCPVQWEYGRLNLTYTVVSKRKIIKLVEAGVVRDWDDPRLFTLTALRRRGFPPEAINNFCARVGVTVSQTTTEPHLLEACVRDVLNDTAPRAMAVLEPLKVTITNLPANSKSDVRVPDFPANEAKGSHMVPFTRTIFIEQSDFREVMEKGYKRLTPEQPVGLRHAGYVISVQKVIKDAQGKVVELEVSCCSSETAEKPKAFIHWVSQPLVCEVRLYERLFLHKHPEDPSEVPNGFLSDVNANSLQTISSALVDTSVKGAKVLDKFQFERVGYFSLDPDSTADKLVFNRTVTLKEDPGKI from the exons ATGGCGGATACGTCGACACTTTTCACTTCTATAGGGCTCAGTGAGCAGAAAGCGAAAGAAACCCTGAAAAATGAAGCGCTGAGTTTTGCCCTGAAGGACGCAATTATTCAG GCCCAGAGTGTCCGTGGGGCATCAGGAGTGGACAAAGCCATGGGTACATTGCTGTACAGTATGGCATCTCGCCTTAAAGACAGCAAACGCCTGGCATTCCTTTCAGACAGTATTGCTCAGTGCAAAATCTGCACAGAGCTACAGCTGGCAG CTGCACTGGATTTTGTGAAGAACCATCCTCAGGACCCCATCAACCAGAAGGAGTTTGACGAAGCCTGTGGAGTGGGCGTGGTCATAACACCGGAGCAGATTGAAGATGCA GTGGAGAAGGTGATCAAGAAGCACAAGGAACTGCTGTTAAAGGAGAGATACCACTTCAACATGGGACTGCTAATGG GAGAGGCGCGCTCTGCCCTAAAATGGGCAGATGGAAAGGTCATTAAAAATGAGGTGGACATGCAG GTCCTACACCTCTTAGGATCCAAGACAGAGGCTGACCTGGAGAAGAAACCTAAG CCCCAGAAAGCTAAAGTCGCAGAGAATGAGGGAAAGGCGAAGAAAGAGGAGGTGGCAGTGAATG GTGAGGTGCTGACTGGGGAGGGAAAGTCGCTAATGGAGCAGCTCAGAGGAGAGGCACTGAAGTTCCATAAACCAG GAGAGAACTATAAAACTGAGGGCTATGTGATCACACCGCACACAATGAGTTTGCTTAAAAAGCACCTGGAGATCACTGGTGGACAG ATACGCACTCGTTTTCCTCCTGAGCCCAATGGAATCCTTCACATTGGACATGCCAAAGCTATCAACTTCAATTTTGGTTATGCTAAG GCAAACGACGGAATTTGTTTCTTGAGGTATGATGACACAAATccggagaaagaggaggaaaaatacTTCACTGCTATCAAGGACATGGTGGAGTGGCTTG GCTACAAACCTTATGCTGTCACGCATGCATCAGACAACTTTCAGCAACTCTACGACCTTGCTGTGGAACTTATTCGCAG GGGTCATGCGTATGTGTGCCACCAGAAAGGGGAGGAACTGAAGGGCCATAATCCTCCTCCATCACCCTGGAAAGATCGACCCATTGAGGAGTCCCTGGTGTTGTTTGAGAGAATGAAGAAGGGCCTGTTTGCTGAGGGAGAGGCAACGCTCAGGATGAAGATGGTCATGGAGGATGGGAAGATGGACCCTGTGGCGTACCGCATCAAATACACGCCGCATCATCGGACAGGAGATGAATG GTGCATCTACCCCACTTATGACTACACCCACTGTCTGTGTGACTCGATTGAACAtatcacacactcactctgtaCAAAAGAGTTCCAGGCCAG GCGTTCATCATATTTCTGGCTGTGTAATGCTCTCGATGTGTACTGTCCTGTTCAGTGGGAATATGGGCGCTTGAACCTCACCTACACTGTTGTGTCCAAGAGGAAAATCATCAAACTGGTAGAGGCCGGCGTTGTCAG AGACTGGGACGATCCTCGACTCTTCACTTTGACTGCACTGAGGAGAAGAGGTTTCCCACCAGAGGCAATCAACAACTTTTGTGCACGG GTCGGAGTCACAGTTTCCCAGACAACAACAGAGCCCCACCTTCTTGAGGCGTGTGTGAGGGATGTGCTGAACGACACAGCACCCAGAGCCATGGCTGTGCTGGAACCACTCAAAGTCACTATAACGAACCTTCCTGCGAACTCAAAG tcGGATGTACGAGTACCAGACTTTCCTGCCAACGAGGCCAAGGGCAGCCACATGGTTCCATTTACACGCACAATCTTCATTGAACAGAGTGACTTCAGAGAG GTGATGGAGAAGGGCTACAAGCGTCTGACCCCAGAACAGCCTGTAGGTCTAAGGCATGCTGGGTATGTCATCTCTGTCCAGAAGGTCATCAAG GATGCTCAGGGCAAAGTGGTAGAACTGGAGGTGAGCTGTTGCAGTTCTGAGACTGCAGAGAAACCAAAGGCCTTCATCCACTGGGTCAGCCAGCCATTGGTGTGTGAAGTGCGACTTTATGAAAGACT ATTCCTGCACAAACATCCAGAGGATCCATCTGAAGTGCCCAATGGCTTCCTGAGTGACGTCAATGCT aaTTCCCTGCAGACAATCAGCAGTGCCTTAGTGGATACCTCAGTCAAGGGAGCAAAAGTTTTAGACAAATTTCAGTTTGAGAGAGTTGGCTACTTCTCCCTGGACCCTGACAGCACCGCAGACAAG CTCGTCTTCAACAGAACAGTCACCCTCAAAGAAGACCCTGGAAAGATCTGA
- the ogg1 gene encoding N-glycosylase/DNA lyase, with protein MAKHAVLLSGAKMWRSLACTKSELRLDLTLVCGQSFRWRETTEGHWTGVMGGRVWTLTQTDDTLWYHVYKNQDRQVEESDRKRRAGVPFQMENKPEKRFKGALKKEEEEPVAVTLVQDTEEEEEMLRDYFQLNVKLGDLYKEWGAADPHFKHIADIFTGVRMLRQDPTECLFSLICTSNNNISRIQGMVERLCQALGAPLCQLDQTSYYNFPSLSALADNSVEACLRDLGFGYRARFLQQSAKQILDTHGLQWLEGLRSVPYLQACDALRTLPGVGTKVADCVCLMSLDKAEAVPIDTHVWQIAKRDYNYASGSGQKSITDKLHRDIGDFFRKLWGPYAGWAQSVLFCADLKKFQKLKDMLHLKQPQKEENGEEETSVACKKMKIRTEENGTVKNKKTKSVCHKKAKMSA; from the exons ATGGCCAAACATGCGGTGCTGTTATCGGGGGCAAAGATGTGGAGATCCCTGGCCTGTACAAAGTCAGAGCTGCGTCTGGATCTCACTCTTGTCTGTGGACAATCTTTCCG CTGGAGAGAAACTACAGAAGGCCACTGGACCGGAGTGATGGGAGGACGAGTTtggactctgactcagacagatGACACTCTTTGGTACCACGTTTACAAAAACCAAGACAGGCAGGTGGAAGAAAGtgacaggaagaggagagcTGGTGTTCCTTTCCAGATGGAGAACAAGCCAGAGAAGAGATTCAAAGGAGCTTtgaagaaggaagaggaggagccgGTGGCTGTGACTTTAGTGCAGGAcactgaggaggaagaagagatgcTGAGAGATTACTTCCAGCTGAATGTGAAGCTGGGGGATCTGTACAAGGAATGGGGAGCAGCAGACCCCCACTTCAAGCATATTGCAGACATCTTcacag GTGTACGAATGCTGCGCCAGGACCCCACTGAATGCCTATTTTCCTTAATTTGCACCTCCAACAACAACATCTCTCGCATCCAGGGCATGGTGGAGAGGCTGTGTCAGGCTCTGGGCGCCCCACTATGCCAATTGGATCAAACGTCTTACTACAACTTTCCTTCCCTGTCTGCACTTGCAG ACAACAGCGTAGAGGCATGTCTCAGGGATCTCGGTTTTGGATACAGGGCTCGGTTCCTTCAGCAGAGCGCAAAGCAGATTTTGGACACCCATGGGCTCCAGTGGCTTGAAGGTTTGCGCAGTGTCCCATATCTGCAGGCCTGTGATGCTCTGCGTACTCTCCCTGGTGTGGGCACCAAG GTGGCGGACTGTGTATGTCTGATGTCCCTGGATAAGGCAGAGGCCGTGCCCATAGACACACACGTGTGGCAGATTGCTAAACGTGACTACAACTATGCTTCTGGCAGCGGACAAAAGAGCATCACAGATAAACTTCACAGAGATATTG GGGATTTTTTCAGAAAACTGTGGGGTCCTTATGCTGGTTGGGCACAGTCG GTGTTGTTCTGTGCTGACCTCAAGAAGTTCCAAAAACTGAAAGACATGCTACATCTGAAGCAGCCgcagaaagaggaaaatggTGAAGAGGAAACAAGTGTAGCatgcaagaaaatgaaaattaggACAGAAGAAAATGGAACTGTGAAGAACAAGAAAACCAAGTCAGTATGTCACAAGAAAGCAAAGATGTCTGCCTAG